One stretch of Roseivirga sp. BDSF3-8 DNA includes these proteins:
- a CDS encoding heavy metal translocating P-type ATPase has translation MYKEACLDQKCRHCGDPLPATGGLTIPDHQPDRGAFCCEGCRTVYAMLHEAGLDDFYTIDEEAGQKINEANKDRWAFLDLEEVQGKVLDFTDGHTARLTLDLPTIHCSSCIWLLEHLNRLNPAVLEVQVNFPKKQAAISWHISELPLKDLVVLLDRLGYPADIRPEKKKKAKQPNRSLVIRLGVAGFCFGNIMLLSLPEYLDHNGLLEQHYRSYFLWLNMLLAIPVLLYSAYPFFQSALSGLRHRFINMDVPIALGITVLFARSTYEVLSMTGPGYFDSLAGLVFFLLIGRWYQGKTYDAMSFDREYESYFPVAVTVLKDDEEHTTLIKDLQAGDVLLIRSGELIPADSILLKGEGAIDYAFVTGESDIHQRRSGDRLYAGGRQTGSPIEISLSREVAQGYLTGLWNRRQKTLPYGLGNIASGMGKWFTFFILILSAGTAIYWYQQDASRMWEVVTAVLIVACPCALALAVPFTYGSALRLYGRQGLYLKNADVVEKLASLDTLVFDKTGTITHKGKGAVTPHLDLSHDERAAVAALCRSSTHPLSRQVYDQLVETVDKLPALMNFRETAGQGIEGVAGGYYVRMGSAAFTGNAQAEGTRVYVSLNGRKAGYFSITSEFRPHLFATLGTLARRYRLWLVSGDNEKDRQALEGYFSRLAFNQKPGDKLNHIEGLKAEGKKVMMLGDGLNDAAALSAADIGVSVSDDVYQFSPACDAIMDGSRLDQLPVLLRLSRVSRIVVLAAFGLSLTYNAVGIGFAITGMLTPLVSAILMPLSSVTVVGFCTLGVGLGFKFYAKQ, from the coding sequence ATGTATAAAGAAGCCTGTCTTGACCAAAAGTGCCGCCACTGCGGTGATCCTCTACCAGCTACCGGAGGGCTTACTATACCTGACCATCAGCCAGATAGAGGGGCATTTTGCTGCGAGGGCTGCCGCACAGTATACGCCATGCTGCATGAGGCCGGCCTGGATGATTTTTATACCATCGATGAGGAAGCAGGGCAAAAGATCAATGAGGCGAATAAGGATAGGTGGGCTTTTCTGGACCTGGAAGAAGTGCAGGGTAAGGTGCTTGACTTTACAGACGGCCATACGGCCCGCCTTACGCTGGACCTGCCTACCATACACTGCAGCTCATGCATATGGCTGCTGGAGCATCTGAACCGTCTGAATCCTGCCGTGCTGGAGGTGCAGGTAAACTTTCCTAAGAAACAAGCGGCTATAAGCTGGCACATCAGCGAGCTGCCGCTAAAAGACCTGGTGGTATTACTGGACAGGCTCGGCTACCCGGCAGACATCAGACCGGAAAAGAAAAAGAAGGCAAAGCAGCCCAACCGCAGCCTTGTCATCCGGCTGGGTGTGGCCGGGTTCTGTTTCGGTAATATCATGTTGCTGAGCCTGCCGGAGTACCTCGATCATAATGGCCTGCTGGAGCAGCACTATCGCAGCTACTTCTTATGGCTCAATATGCTGCTGGCCATACCGGTGTTGCTGTACTCCGCCTATCCCTTTTTTCAGTCTGCACTCAGTGGCCTCAGGCACCGGTTTATCAATATGGATGTGCCGATAGCGCTGGGTATCACCGTGCTGTTTGCCCGCAGTACCTATGAAGTGCTCAGCATGACCGGCCCGGGCTACTTCGACTCCCTGGCTGGCCTGGTATTCTTCCTGCTTATCGGGCGGTGGTACCAGGGCAAGACCTACGATGCCATGAGCTTTGACCGGGAGTATGAGAGCTACTTTCCTGTAGCCGTGACCGTACTAAAAGATGATGAAGAACATACGACTCTCATAAAGGACCTGCAGGCAGGGGATGTGCTCCTGATCCGTAGCGGGGAACTGATACCAGCGGATAGCATCCTGCTGAAAGGGGAGGGAGCGATAGACTATGCCTTTGTTACCGGGGAGTCGGACATACACCAGCGCCGCAGCGGCGACAGGTTATATGCCGGCGGCAGGCAAACCGGAAGTCCTATAGAAATAAGCCTTAGCCGTGAGGTGGCGCAGGGCTACCTTACCGGCCTGTGGAACCGCAGGCAGAAAACCCTGCCCTACGGCCTTGGTAATATCGCTTCGGGTATGGGCAAGTGGTTCACTTTCTTCATCCTCATCCTCTCTGCGGGTACCGCTATATATTGGTATCAGCAAGATGCCTCCCGTATGTGGGAGGTAGTCACTGCTGTACTCATTGTGGCCTGTCCCTGTGCGCTGGCTCTGGCCGTTCCCTTCACTTACGGCAGTGCCCTGCGGCTATACGGCAGGCAGGGCCTTTACCTGAAAAATGCCGATGTGGTAGAGAAACTCGCCAGCCTGGACACGCTCGTATTTGATAAGACCGGTACCATTACTCATAAAGGCAAGGGGGCGGTGACGCCACACCTTGATCTGAGCCATGACGAACGGGCAGCAGTGGCCGCCTTATGTCGCAGCTCCACCCACCCGCTCAGCCGTCAGGTATATGACCAACTGGTGGAAACAGTAGATAAGCTACCCGCTCTTATGAACTTTCGTGAAACGGCCGGTCAGGGTATAGAAGGCGTGGCCGGGGGGTACTATGTACGGATGGGTTCTGCGGCCTTTACGGGTAATGCTCAGGCGGAAGGTACCCGTGTATACGTTTCTCTCAATGGACGCAAAGCGGGTTACTTTAGCATTACCAGTGAGTTTCGCCCGCACCTGTTTGCTACCCTCGGCACACTGGCTCGGCGTTACAGGCTGTGGCTCGTGAGCGGGGACAATGAAAAAGACCGGCAGGCTTTGGAGGGCTATTTCTCCAGGCTTGCATTTAATCAAAAGCCCGGCGACAAGCTAAACCATATTGAAGGCCTTAAGGCGGAAGGTAAAAAAGTAATGATGCTGGGCGATGGCCTTAACGATGCCGCTGCCCTTAGCGCGGCCGACATTGGGGTGAGTGTAAGTGACGATGTATACCAGTTCTCTCCTGCCTGCGATGCCATCATGGACGGCTCACGGCTGGATCAGCTTCCGGTCCTGCTTAGGTTATCCAGGGTGAGCCGGATAGTGGTGCTGGCTGCCTTTGGCCTGTCACTTACCTACAATGCCGTGGGCATAGGCTTTGCCATCACCGGCATGCTTACCCCGCTTGTGTCAGCCATACTTATGCCTCTTAGCTCTGTAACTGTAGTAGGGTTCTGCACACTGGGCGTGGGCCTTGGGTTTAAGTTTTACGCTAAACAATAA
- a CDS encoding tetratricopeptide repeat protein, with protein MKRLLPVIILLITLCSCEKEQIPEGGNTTPSNFRTVSSLNKGAREIYKEDPDKAIQMAKQALSLAEEEGYLEGQKQSHNTLSFIYLKGAEDKRLAEYHSSEFIRLNKEVEENNDLALLNYNKGYTLFKQDQLSESVPYLFEARDLYHGQGDFEKEAYSLYALSLIFEKVKQYEKGIEYLNKVNFEALDKNFSWSVYHLRGNLNFKLGNFREAQRDFSKSYEIVVELKKEEKALMLLTALSLVSINQNDFEAADSYLEQGISKASELTHDGYLAKFYLNYGLRFLTSEQYHEANKWSYKAAAISKRTNAFDLQATALLNLSNGYYHLEKLDSALNYAELGLLLTTDSVSQTTSDLHYNCALFSKALGDLASYHEHNSKIKDIRIHSLETSQYGGVHKQELAYRDKVDERRYLAYRDNVHQEIAQHQRYKHFYLMVSIVFAFGLVFILAMRLPIRYIMKRAERYTFLMEELMAAFKKRMRGKGPIYPAPEPLKPPELRDERDLHNLWRKDRHGRKGDKDKGKDDPAPGLDDDDE; from the coding sequence ATGAAAAGACTTCTACCAGTTATTATTTTACTGATTACTTTATGCTCATGTGAAAAGGAGCAAATACCGGAGGGGGGAAATACCACCCCCTCCAACTTCAGAACAGTATCTTCCCTGAATAAGGGAGCCAGGGAAATTTACAAGGAAGATCCGGATAAGGCTATCCAAATGGCTAAACAAGCCTTAAGTCTTGCTGAGGAGGAAGGCTATTTGGAAGGACAAAAGCAAAGCCATAATACGCTCTCCTTCATTTATTTGAAAGGGGCTGAAGATAAAAGGCTGGCTGAATATCATTCAAGTGAATTTATCCGTCTTAACAAAGAGGTTGAAGAAAATAATGACCTGGCACTACTCAACTATAACAAAGGTTACACCCTATTCAAACAAGACCAGCTTTCCGAGTCCGTTCCCTATCTCTTTGAGGCCAGAGACCTATATCACGGCCAAGGTGATTTTGAAAAAGAAGCTTATTCTTTATATGCCCTTTCCCTAATATTTGAAAAGGTAAAGCAGTACGAAAAAGGCATTGAATACCTGAACAAAGTAAATTTTGAAGCGCTGGATAAAAACTTTTCGTGGTCTGTATACCACCTAAGAGGTAACCTAAACTTTAAGCTAGGTAATTTTAGAGAGGCCCAAAGGGATTTTAGTAAGTCATACGAAATTGTAGTAGAGTTAAAAAAAGAGGAGAAAGCATTAATGCTTTTAACCGCTCTTTCCCTTGTAAGTATAAATCAAAATGACTTTGAAGCAGCCGATAGCTATTTAGAACAAGGAATTTCTAAAGCCAGCGAGCTAACTCATGATGGCTACCTGGCAAAGTTCTACCTAAATTATGGCTTGCGATTCCTGACATCAGAACAATACCATGAGGCTAACAAATGGAGCTACAAAGCCGCTGCAATAAGCAAAAGGACAAATGCTTTTGACCTGCAAGCTACGGCCCTTCTGAACTTGTCAAATGGCTATTATCATCTGGAGAAACTTGACAGTGCATTGAACTATGCGGAACTAGGATTACTGCTAACAACCGACTCAGTTAGTCAAACGACATCCGACCTTCATTACAATTGCGCCTTATTTAGTAAAGCCCTGGGTGATTTAGCGAGCTATCATGAGCACAACAGCAAAATCAAGGACATCCGTATACATTCACTCGAAACCAGCCAATACGGTGGCGTTCATAAGCAGGAACTTGCCTATCGTGATAAGGTAGATGAGAGGCGGTACCTGGCCTATCGGGATAACGTTCACCAAGAGATAGCCCAGCACCAGCGCTATAAGCACTTCTACCTCATGGTCAGCATTGTATTTGCTTTCGGGCTCGTGTTTATACTGGCCATGCGCCTGCCCATACGCTACATCATGAAGCGGGCCGAGCGCTACACCTTCCTTATGGAAGAGCTCATGGCCGCCTTCAAAAAACGTATGCGGGGCAAAGGGCCTATCTACCCTGCTCCTGAACCCCTCAAACCACCTGAGTTACGTGATGAACGCGACCTGCATAACCTGTGGCGAAAGGACAGACACGGCCGCAAGGGCGATAAAGACAAAGGCAAAGACGACCCCGCCCCCGGCCTGGATGACGATGATGAATAA
- a CDS encoding helix-turn-helix domain-containing protein, with translation MDGKNIGPYFFKKIKMVRKLLGRTQRQVSYDLDRSQRDISAIEKGVRDKMVPHDLLNYYYENGVDLNWLYLEEDAEAITYEAAEKKAFRVINGLRYYRVPQDDVDKLIRLTDEADYPKHFKLCEVALTARVTDTYVGFLIVNDLPPYQAGDEIICRKSGLTDLKRDNEYLLITGGQLVSVKSGDRKPASSDKYVHWVDGKMLMRDVQQMWEPVKRLAGAGDSELTQPKHL, from the coding sequence ATGGATGGCAAAAACATTGGCCCTTATTTCTTCAAAAAAATAAAGATGGTGCGTAAGCTCCTTGGCAGAACGCAGCGGCAGGTGTCTTATGACCTGGACCGCTCGCAGCGGGACATCAGCGCCATAGAAAAGGGTGTGAGGGACAAGATGGTGCCTCATGATCTGCTGAACTATTACTATGAAAACGGGGTGGACCTGAACTGGCTTTACCTGGAGGAAGACGCAGAGGCTATTACATACGAAGCGGCGGAAAAGAAGGCCTTCAGGGTAATAAATGGCTTGCGCTACTACCGTGTGCCACAGGACGATGTAGATAAGCTGATACGCCTTACTGATGAGGCGGACTACCCTAAGCACTTTAAGCTGTGCGAAGTGGCGCTTACTGCCAGGGTGACTGATACCTACGTAGGGTTTCTGATAGTGAATGACCTGCCGCCCTACCAGGCGGGCGATGAGATAATCTGCAGGAAATCAGGGCTGACGGACCTTAAGCGTGATAATGAATACCTGTTAATTACAGGCGGTCAGTTAGTTAGTGTGAAATCAGGAGACAGGAAGCCTGCGAGTAGTGACAAATACGTCCACTGGGTAGATGGCAAAATGCTGATGCGGGACGTACAGCAAATGTGGGAGCCTGTAAAAAGACTGGCCGGTGCAGGGGACAGCGAATTAACGCAACCTAAGCACCTTTAA
- the ccoS gene encoding cbb3-type cytochrome oxidase assembly protein CcoS, with product MSAIFILIGISLLVACGFLGAFLWASKSGQYEDDYTPSVRMLFDDELIDKSQKTGK from the coding sequence ATGAGTGCCATTTTTATCCTTATCGGAATTAGCCTGCTGGTAGCCTGTGGCTTCCTGGGGGCCTTTCTGTGGGCCAGCAAGAGCGGCCAGTATGAAGATGATTACACGCCCTCTGTCCGTATGCTCTTCGATGACGAACTGATCGATAAAAGTCAAAAAACCGGAAAGTAG
- the ccoN gene encoding cytochrome-c oxidase, cbb3-type subunit I, with product MHLTPERFSYDNNIVRMFAAATTIWGAIGMLVGLLVALQLVWPDLSFGIPYTTFGRIRPLHTNGVIFAFVGNGIFTGVYYSLQRLCKARMYSDALSKINFWGWQLIILAAVATLPLGITTSKEYAELEWPIDIAITLMWVVFGVNMFGTILKRRTRHLYVAIWFYIATFVTVAVLHIVNSFEIPVTFFKSYSWYAGVQDALVQWWYGHNAVAFFLTTPYLGLMYYFIPKAANRPVYSYRLSIIHFWALIFIYIWAGPHHLLYNALPDWAQNLGVVFSIMLIAPSWGGMLNGLLTLRGAWDKVREDPVLKFMVVAVTAYGMATFEGPLLSLKSVNAISHFTDWTIAHVHVGGLGWNGMLTFGMLYWLIPKLYRTKLHSVKLANVHFWIATLGILFYALPMYWAGFTQSLMWKEFTEEGLLAYPIFLETVTQLKPLYAMRAFGGAVYIVGVIVMAYNLIRTASQGKFLKNEEAEAMPLSKDYTEHKGEHWHRWIERRPVQMLVGSLVVILIGGMVEMVPTFLIESNVPQIATVTPYTALELEGRDLYIREGCNNCHSQMVRPFRSEVERYGDYSKAGEFVYDHPFLWGSKRTGPDLARIGGKYPNSWHFNHMLNPESTSSGSIMPVYDWLIEDKLDYANIGDKIEAMRTLGVPYPEGYEDSARAHLERQAAEITQDLTENGIPAVQDSEIIALIAYLQRLGTDISVEEDKQYEPYEIAPAEEPAIR from the coding sequence ATGCACCTCACACCGGAGCGGTTCTCTTACGATAATAATATCGTTAGGATGTTTGCTGCCGCCACCACGATTTGGGGCGCTATTGGAATGCTGGTGGGCTTACTTGTGGCCCTGCAGCTTGTTTGGCCGGATTTGAGCTTCGGCATTCCTTATACCACATTTGGCCGTATCCGACCGCTTCATACCAATGGGGTGATCTTTGCCTTTGTAGGAAACGGTATCTTCACAGGGGTATACTACTCGCTGCAGCGCCTTTGCAAAGCACGGATGTACAGTGATGCCCTCAGCAAGATCAACTTCTGGGGATGGCAGCTTATCATCCTCGCCGCCGTGGCTACCCTGCCGCTGGGTATCACCACGAGTAAGGAATATGCCGAGCTGGAGTGGCCTATTGATATCGCCATTACCCTTATGTGGGTGGTATTTGGTGTTAATATGTTCGGTACCATCCTCAAGCGCCGCACCCGCCACCTCTACGTGGCCATATGGTTTTACATAGCCACTTTTGTGACTGTGGCGGTGCTACACATCGTTAACTCATTCGAGATACCCGTTACTTTCTTTAAAAGCTATAGCTGGTATGCCGGTGTACAGGACGCCCTTGTACAGTGGTGGTATGGCCATAACGCGGTTGCCTTTTTTCTAACTACCCCTTACCTCGGCCTGATGTATTATTTTATACCTAAGGCTGCCAACCGTCCTGTATACTCATACCGATTATCTATTATACACTTCTGGGCTCTCATATTCATCTATATATGGGCCGGTCCTCACCACCTGCTGTACAATGCCCTGCCTGACTGGGCGCAGAACCTGGGCGTGGTATTCTCCATCATGCTGATTGCGCCTAGCTGGGGCGGTATGCTGAACGGCCTCCTTACGCTGCGTGGAGCCTGGGACAAGGTGCGTGAAGATCCCGTACTTAAGTTTATGGTAGTGGCCGTTACGGCTTACGGTATGGCGACATTTGAAGGCCCTCTGCTTTCACTGAAAAGCGTAAATGCCATCAGCCACTTTACCGACTGGACCATCGCCCACGTACACGTAGGCGGCCTGGGCTGGAACGGTATGCTCACCTTCGGTATGCTTTACTGGCTCATACCTAAGCTGTACCGTACTAAGCTGCACTCTGTGAAGCTGGCCAATGTGCACTTCTGGATTGCCACCCTGGGTATCCTCTTCTATGCCCTGCCTATGTACTGGGCCGGCTTTACTCAAAGCCTTATGTGGAAAGAGTTTACGGAAGAAGGGCTGCTTGCCTATCCCATCTTCCTGGAAACGGTTACTCAGCTTAAACCACTGTATGCGATGAGGGCCTTCGGTGGGGCTGTCTACATCGTGGGTGTGATTGTGATGGCCTATAACCTGATCAGGACTGCTTCTCAGGGTAAATTCCTGAAGAATGAAGAGGCAGAAGCCATGCCTTTAAGTAAAGACTACACTGAGCACAAAGGAGAGCACTGGCACCGCTGGATCGAACGCCGCCCTGTGCAGATGCTGGTAGGTAGCCTTGTCGTGATCCTGATTGGTGGTATGGTAGAGATGGTTCCTACCTTCCTGATAGAGAGCAATGTACCGCAGATAGCAACAGTGACGCCCTATACCGCGCTGGAACTTGAGGGCCGCGATCTCTATATCCGTGAGGGCTGTAATAACTGCCACAGCCAGATGGTAAGGCCCTTCCGCTCGGAAGTGGAGCGCTACGGCGATTACTCCAAGGCCGGTGAGTTCGTGTATGACCACCCCTTCCTGTGGGGTAGTAAACGTACGGGGCCCGACCTGGCAAGGATAGGAGGGAAGTACCCCAATAGCTGGCACTTTAACCATATGCTCAATCCGGAAAGCACCTCCAGCGGCTCTATCATGCCGGTATATGACTGGCTCATTGAAGATAAGCTGGACTATGCCAACATCGGGGATAAGATAGAAGCCATGCGTACCCTCGGGGTGCCGTATCCGGAAGGATACGAAGACAGTGCCCGTGCTCACCTGGAGCGCCAGGCGGCGGAGATCACGCAGGATCTGACGGAAAATGGCATACCTGCCGTACAGGACAGTGAGATCATCGCGCTCATCGCCTACCTGCAGCGACTGGGTACGGACATAAGCGTGGAAGAGGACAAGCAGTACGAGCCTTATGAGATAGCTCCGGCCGAAGAGCCAGCGATACGATAA
- a CDS encoding CcoQ/FixQ family Cbb3-type cytochrome c oxidase assembly chaperone: protein MLKFIKHHMESISGIDIYPLFSLIVFFLFFTVLIVLVMRTGKSKIDEVAAMPLDTDTLPTNLTSHE from the coding sequence ATGTTAAAGTTCATAAAACATCATATGGAAAGCATCAGTGGTATAGATATTTACCCCCTGTTTTCCCTCATCGTTTTCTTCCTCTTCTTCACCGTGCTCATCGTGCTGGTGATGCGTACCGGTAAAAGCAAGATAGACGAAGTAGCGGCCATGCCTCTGGATACTGATACACTGCCTACTAATCTTACGAGCCATGAATAA
- a CDS encoding cbb3-type cytochrome c oxidase N-terminal domain-containing protein, with the protein MKYSLATVLLLGVSPLAAFAQASGAAGYSEQDLMLYGIIGLLALLILATAGLVYSVFSLMKFLKDPEGALAESEAEETSFWQRFNTKFNDAVPLEREEEVLTDHEYDGIHELDNNLPPWWKYMFYATIVFAVGYLASFHMFGLMDSQAEAFEVEMLEAELSRKAYLASAANLIDETNVALMTDEAGLEAGKTLYLQHCMPCHAKDGGGGVGPNLTDPYWLHGGTIHDVFSTVKYGVQEKGMISWESILTPQQMQEVSSYVISLQGTEPANPKEPQGKMVAPVEPETVTDEIEVTKEPDGDVENSNE; encoded by the coding sequence ATGAAATATAGCTTAGCAACCGTCCTGCTGCTGGGAGTGAGCCCGCTGGCTGCCTTTGCACAGGCATCCGGTGCAGCCGGCTATAGTGAACAGGACCTCATGCTCTACGGCATCATCGGCCTGCTGGCCCTGCTGATACTTGCCACTGCCGGCCTGGTATACAGTGTCTTCTCACTGATGAAGTTCCTCAAAGATCCTGAGGGGGCGCTGGCAGAAAGCGAAGCGGAAGAAACGAGCTTCTGGCAGCGCTTTAATACCAAATTTAACGACGCGGTGCCGCTGGAACGCGAGGAGGAGGTACTTACAGACCATGAGTATGACGGCATACACGAACTGGATAACAACCTGCCCCCCTGGTGGAAGTACATGTTCTATGCCACAATCGTGTTTGCCGTGGGCTACCTCGCATCCTTCCATATGTTTGGCCTGATGGATAGCCAGGCAGAGGCTTTTGAGGTAGAAATGCTGGAAGCAGAGCTGTCCCGCAAGGCCTACCTGGCCAGTGCCGCCAACCTGATCGATGAGACCAACGTGGCGCTGATGACGGATGAGGCAGGACTGGAAGCGGGTAAAACGCTCTACCTGCAGCACTGTATGCCCTGCCACGCCAAGGATGGCGGGGGAGGGGTAGGTCCGAACCTCACAGACCCCTACTGGCTGCACGGTGGCACCATCCACGATGTATTCTCTACGGTAAAATACGGTGTGCAGGAAAAAGGCATGATCAGTTGGGAGAGCATCCTTACACCCCAACAGATGCAGGAAGTGTCAAGCTACGTCATCAGCCTGCAGGGCACCGAACCTGCTAACCCCAAAGAACCCCAGGGCAAAATGGTAGCTCCCGTAGAGCCCGAAACAGTTACGGACGAGATAGAGGTAACCAAAGAACCTGACGGGGATGTGGAGAATAGTAATGAATGA
- a CDS encoding four helix bundle protein codes for MLPSTIEFSNTLKSRTKQFALLAIRVCQALPKADECYVIKRQLLRSATSVAANYRAACRARSGKEFYAKICIVVEEADETCFWIELLNESNIHCPPSLEKLATEATELLKIMAKIKKSAGLKSAQL; via the coding sequence GTGTTACCAAGTACCATAGAGTTTTCTAATACGTTAAAATCCCGAACCAAGCAATTTGCCCTTTTGGCTATTCGCGTTTGCCAGGCTTTACCTAAGGCAGACGAATGTTATGTCATTAAAAGGCAACTTCTCAGAAGTGCTACTTCCGTTGCAGCAAACTATCGTGCCGCTTGCCGTGCCCGATCCGGTAAAGAGTTTTATGCTAAAATCTGCATAGTAGTAGAAGAGGCAGACGAAACCTGTTTCTGGATCGAATTACTGAATGAATCAAACATCCATTGCCCTCCTTCTCTTGAAAAACTGGCTACTGAGGCTACAGAACTTTTGAAAATCATGGCTAAAATCAAGAAATCCGCCGGATTAAAGTCTGCCCAACTCTGA
- the ccoG gene encoding cytochrome c oxidase accessory protein CcoG yields MLTAEEKQSYRDKISTVDAEGKRVWIYPKKPSGPYYNWRKWVSYGLLILLFAGPFLRIDGQPVLLLNILERKFIILGQVFWPQDFHLFALALIAGVVFIILFTVVYGRLFCGWVCPQTIFMEMLFRRIEYAIEGDWTAQRKLDKEPWHRTKVLKKGSKHLIFFVISFIIANTFLAYIIGSEELISIITDPPAEHVGGLLAILIFTGVFYGVFAKFREQVCTTVCPYGRLQGVLLDRKSVVVSYDYNRGEPRGKFRKKEDREEVGKGDCIECMQCVQVCPTGIDIRNGTQLECINCTACIDACNTIMDQVNLPRDLIRYDSEEAIADPTKKSGFRMDTRSVAYSLVLVALLGVIGALLFMRSQVETSVLRTPGTMYQEQPDGRISNLYQYKVVNKSNEELEVMLTTPDHPDAEISFVGQESIIQVPPQGTAEGAMFIILPQSAIREISQEINLQVESPAGEEFEAVSTTFLGPVK; encoded by the coding sequence ATGCTAACGGCTGAGGAAAAACAATCTTATCGTGATAAAATTTCCACTGTGGATGCGGAGGGAAAGCGTGTATGGATATATCCTAAAAAGCCTTCCGGGCCGTATTATAACTGGCGAAAGTGGGTGAGCTATGGCTTATTGATATTATTATTTGCGGGCCCGTTTTTAAGGATAGATGGGCAGCCTGTATTATTATTAAATATCCTTGAAAGGAAGTTTATAATATTAGGACAGGTATTCTGGCCGCAGGACTTTCATTTATTTGCCCTTGCGCTTATAGCGGGTGTGGTATTTATAATATTATTTACTGTAGTATATGGCAGGCTGTTCTGTGGGTGGGTATGTCCGCAGACCATCTTTATGGAGATGCTCTTTCGCCGGATAGAGTACGCCATAGAAGGCGACTGGACCGCCCAGCGTAAGCTGGATAAAGAGCCCTGGCACCGTACTAAGGTCCTGAAAAAGGGCAGCAAGCACCTCATCTTCTTCGTGATCTCCTTTATCATTGCAAATACATTCCTCGCCTACATCATAGGTAGTGAGGAGTTAATTAGTATCATCACGGACCCGCCTGCAGAGCATGTCGGCGGCTTACTGGCCATCCTCATCTTTACGGGTGTTTTCTACGGCGTATTTGCGAAATTCCGTGAGCAGGTTTGTACCACGGTATGTCCCTATGGCCGGCTGCAGGGCGTGTTGCTGGATAGAAAGTCAGTAGTAGTAAGCTACGACTATAACCGCGGAGAGCCGCGGGGCAAGTTCCGGAAAAAGGAGGACCGGGAAGAGGTGGGTAAGGGCGACTGCATCGAATGCATGCAGTGCGTGCAGGTATGCCCTACAGGTATCGATATACGTAACGGCACCCAGTTGGAGTGCATTAACTGTACCGCCTGTATAGATGCCTGCAATACTATCATGGATCAGGTAAACCTGCCACGTGATCTGATACGCTATGACTCAGAAGAGGCGATTGCTGACCCCACCAAAAAGAGCGGTTTTCGCATGGATACGCGCAGCGTGGCCTACAGCCTGGTACTGGTGGCCTTACTCGGTGTCATCGGTGCGCTTCTGTTTATGCGCTCCCAGGTGGAGACCTCTGTACTGCGTACTCCCGGCACGATGTACCAGGAGCAGCCCGATGGCCGCATAAGCAACCTCTACCAGTACAAGGTAGTGAATAAGAGTAATGAAGAACTGGAAGTAATGCTGACTACGCCGGACCATCCTGACGCTGAGATTTCCTTTGTGGGTCAGGAGAGCATCATCCAGGTACCTCCACAGGGTACGGCCGAGGGCGCCATGTTCATCATATTACCACAGTCAGCTATACGCGAGATATCCCAGGAAATCAATCTGCAGGTGGAAAGCCCGGCAGGCGAGGAGTTTGAGGCTGTAAGTACCACATTTTTAGGGCCTGTAAAGTAA
- a CDS encoding FixH family protein, with protein MKFNWGHGIALFFSCFVGFMVFLAVKSHSVNIDLEAEDYYARELAYQAHMEKKHNAESLSTAPEVRQEGHTLVVTFPEDGVPDTGELLLFRPSDKQYDREVALRPSKGTTRTLNVDGLPGGRYRLQLDWERAGVAYFTELSVYLR; from the coding sequence ATGAAGTTTAATTGGGGACATGGAATCGCCTTGTTTTTCAGCTGTTTCGTAGGGTTTATGGTCTTTTTGGCCGTGAAGTCGCATAGCGTGAATATAGACCTTGAGGCTGAGGACTACTACGCTCGTGAGCTGGCTTATCAGGCACATATGGAAAAGAAACATAATGCCGAAAGCCTGAGTACTGCACCTGAAGTGCGCCAGGAGGGCCATACCCTGGTGGTTACCTTTCCCGAAGATGGCGTACCCGATACGGGAGAATTACTTCTCTTTCGCCCCAGCGATAAGCAGTATGACCGCGAAGTGGCGCTGAGGCCCTCCAAGGGTACTACCCGCACCCTGAATGTCGACGGTCTACCGGGCGGACGCTACCGCCTGCAGCTTGACTGGGAGCGGGCTGGCGTCGCCTATTTTACCGAACTTTCTGTTTACCTCAGATAA